The nucleotide sequence CTTGGCGCCGTGCTTCTTCTCGAATTGCGTCTTGTATTCGTTGCGCAGGTTCATCACCGCGCTCATGTCGACGTCGTTGAACGTCGTCAGCATCGCCGCGGTGTTTTGCGCCTCCTTCAGCCGCCGCGCGATGGTCTGGCGCAGCTTGCTCATCCGCACCCGTTCCTCGCGCGCGCTGTCGTCGGCCGCAGCCGGCGCGCGCACCTTGATCGGCGCGGCCGGAGCCGGGGCCGGGGTCGGCGCGGGGGCACGGGCTGGCGCCAGTGCCGACGCCGCGGCGAGCATGTCGCCCTTGGTGACGCGGCCGTCCCGGCCGGTGCCGGCGACGGCAGCCGGGTTGATGCCGCTTTCGGCGGCGATGCGGCGCACCGCCGGGCCGCTGTCACTGAGCGGCCGCGCCGCCGCTTGAGCCGGCGCAGCAGCGGGCGCAGCCGCCGCTGCCGGCTTTGCGGCCGGCTTGGCGCTGCCGGCGCCTTCCTGCAGCAGGCCGAGCACCGCGCCGACGCCGACGGTGTCGCCGGGCTTGGCCAGCACCTCGGCCAGAACGCCGGCGGCCGGCGCCGGCACCTCGACGGTGACCTTGTCGGTTTCCAGTTCCACCAGCGGCTCGTCGGCGCTGACGGCCTCGCCGGGCTTCTTG is from Blastochloris viridis and encodes:
- the odhB gene encoding 2-oxoglutarate dehydrogenase complex dihydrolipoyllysine-residue succinyltransferase gives rise to the protein MTMEIRVPTLGESVTEATIGRWFKKPGEAVSADEPLVELETDKVTVEVPAPAAGVLAEVLAKPGDTVGVGAVLGLLQEGAGSAKPAAKPAAAAAPAAAPAQAAARPLSDSGPAVRRIAAESGINPAAVAGTGRDGRVTKGDMLAAASALAPARAPAPTPAPAPAAPIKVRAPAAADDSAREERVRMSKLRQTIARRLKEAQNTAAMLTTFNDVDMSAVMNLRNEYKTQFEKKHGAKLGFMGFFVKACVQALREMPAVNAEIDGDDIVYKNYYHIGVAVGTDKGLVVPVVRDADRLTIAEIEKVITSYGKRARDGQLTIEEMQGGTFTITNGGVYGSLMSTPILNAPQSAILGMHRIEERPVVRNGQVVVRPMMYLAVSYDHRIIDGKDAVTFLVRVKEALEDPTRLVLDV